The following are encoded in a window of Cryobacterium sp. CG_9.6 genomic DNA:
- a CDS encoding ABC transporter permease, producing MTTLTHSTVSAQISTDRKYAPTGSGLSFVGLMRSEWIKLWSVRSTVWLLSVAVVVSLGMAAVTAWATTLQISSMGGPSDLSTLPAADQAGIILQASTFGVFFGQLIVAVLGVLVISGEYSTGMIMSTLTAVPRRLGALAAKGVVLFAVTFLVGVVSTVGSFLVATPMLAGLGLSSSLLDPAISLPLLGASLYLALVAVFALGIGTVVRSAAFGISAALGTLLVLPIGLSMIPAPWATDVSPYLLSNAGTSLFSTTAGMEPGQGVLVVLGWVVASVGVAAVLLKKHDA from the coding sequence ATGACCACCCTGACCCACTCCACCGTTTCCGCTCAAATTTCCACCGACAGGAAGTATGCGCCCACCGGCTCCGGCCTCAGCTTTGTCGGCCTGATGCGCTCCGAGTGGATCAAACTGTGGAGCGTTCGCTCCACGGTGTGGTTGCTCTCCGTGGCCGTGGTCGTTTCCCTCGGTATGGCCGCGGTCACAGCATGGGCCACGACCCTGCAGATTTCGAGCATGGGCGGCCCCTCCGACCTCAGCACGCTTCCCGCGGCCGACCAGGCCGGAATCATTCTGCAGGCCTCCACATTCGGGGTCTTCTTCGGCCAGCTGATCGTGGCGGTGCTCGGTGTTCTTGTCATCAGCGGCGAGTACTCCACCGGAATGATCATGTCTACCCTCACCGCGGTTCCGCGTCGCCTCGGCGCACTCGCGGCCAAGGGCGTCGTACTGTTTGCGGTGACGTTCCTGGTGGGCGTCGTCAGCACCGTGGGTTCGTTCCTGGTGGCGACTCCGATGCTGGCCGGGCTCGGCCTCAGTTCGAGCCTGCTCGATCCGGCCATCAGTCTGCCGCTGCTCGGCGCCTCGCTCTACCTCGCGCTCGTCGCCGTGTTTGCGCTCGGAATCGGAACGGTGGTGCGCAGCGCGGCCTTCGGCATCAGCGCGGCCCTCGGTACGCTTCTGGTGCTTCCGATTGGCCTCTCCATGATCCCGGCCCCGTGGGCCACTGACGTGTCTCCCTACCTGCTCTCGAACGCTGGAACCTCGCTGTTCTCCACGACAGCGGGCATGGAGCCGGGGCAGGGCGTGCTCGTCGTGCTCGGCTGGGTCGTTGCATCGGTGGGAGTGGCTGCCGTGCTTCTCAAGAAGCACGACGCCTAA